The Terriglobales bacterium genomic interval GTGATGTTCGCCACCCCGCGGGCCCAGGCCCTCAACCGCCCATTGGGCGAAGTGATGCCCGCCGAATTCGCCGAGGAGTTCTACCGCGGCCGCCAGACCCCCGGCATCCGCAACCTGTACAAGTTCCGCATGGCGTCGCCGGCAGGCGAGATGCGCATCACCAACATCGCCATCGCGCCACTGGTCTCGCGCACCTTCGAGCCCATCGGCCGGCTGATCATCCTGGACGACATCACCGAGCGCGTGGACCTGGAAGCGCAGCTCTCCCAGGCCGACAAGATGTCGTCCATCGGCCTGCTGGCGGCGGGCGTGGCCCACGAGGTCAATACCCCGCTGGCCGTCATCTCCTCCTACGCCCAGATGCTGGCCAAGCAGGTGCAGCGCGACCCCCGGCAGACGGAGCTGCTGGAGAAGATCACGCGCCAGACCTTCCGCGCCTCGGAGATTGTCAACAGCCTGCTGAACTTCTCCCGCACCAGCGCCACCGAGTTCACCGACGTGGACCTCAACAAGGTGGTGCGTGACACGCTCACGCTGCTCGAGCACCAGCTCAGGCAGTCCCGCGTGCAGGTGGACATGCAGCTCACCGACGCGCTGGTGCCCATCTACGGCAATTTCGGCAAGCTGCAGCAGGTGTTCCTCAACCTGTTCCTGAACGCGCGCGACGCCATGCCCGAAGGCGGCACGCTCTCCGTCTCCACTTCGAACGGCGACGCCGCGCGGGTCAGCGTGCGCGACACCGGCATGGGCATCGCCCAGGAGCACATCACCCGCATCTACGACCCGTTCTTCACCACCAAGAACGGCGCCGCCGGCGCCCAGCCCCGCGGCACCGGCCTCGGCCTCTCCGTGACTTACGGCATCATTCAGGAGCATGCGGGGAAGATCCGCGTGGAGAGCCGGCCGGGCGAGGGCACCGCGTTCCACCTGGAATTCCCGCTGGTAAGGAAGGCTGTCCGTGTCTGAGAGCGCGGTCATCACCCGTCCGCCGTACAACCGTGAAGAGACTGCGCCCGCTGCCATCCTCATCATTGACGACGAGGCCGCCATCCGGGAGTCGCTCGAGACCCTGCTCGACCTGGAGAACTACCAGGTACGCGCGGCGGGAACCGGGGAAGCGGGCCTCGCGGCGCTGGGCGAGCGGCCCTTCGACCTCATCCTGCTCGACCTGGCTCTGCCCGACCGCAACGGCCTGGAAGTGTTGCGCGAGATACGCGAGCGCGACCCGCTGGTGCCGGTCATCATGATCACCGCCTACGGCACGGTGGAGAACGCCGTCTCCGCCATGCAGGGCGGCGCTTCC includes:
- a CDS encoding ATP-binding protein, whose product is VMFATPRAQALNRPLGEVMPAEFAEEFYRGRQTPGIRNLYKFRMASPAGEMRITNIAIAPLVSRTFEPIGRLIILDDITERVDLEAQLSQADKMSSIGLLAAGVAHEVNTPLAVISSYAQMLAKQVQRDPRQTELLEKITRQTFRASEIVNSLLNFSRTSATEFTDVDLNKVVRDTLTLLEHQLRQSRVQVDMQLTDALVPIYGNFGKLQQVFLNLFLNARDAMPEGGTLSVSTSNGDAARVSVRDTGMGIAQEHITRIYDPFFTTKNGAAGAQPRGTGLGLSVTYGIIQEHAGKIRVESRPGEGTAFHLEFPLVRKAVRV